The Hymenobacter sp. 5317J-9 genome has a window encoding:
- a CDS encoding polysaccharide lyase, translating into MNKPVASLCALGLFFSTQYAAYAQYPKIPQDVQKASEAMMKDAYRQSEIAWNKAYPIVQKEQREGKPYIPWAARPIDLPQASIPAFPGAEGGGAYTFGGRGGRVIVVTSLADSGPGSLREACEQGGARIVVFNVAGIIRLKTPLMIRAPYITIEGQSAPGDGICVAGESVWLNTHDVLIRFMRFRRGETNVGRRDDSIGGNPIGNIMIDHVSASWGLDENMSMYRHMYNDSTGIPEQKLGTVNITIQNSIFSEALDTWNHAFGSTLGGENCTFMRNLWADNAGRNPSIGWNGVFNFANNVMFNWVHRSTDGGDYRALYNIINNYYKPGPQTPKDTNIGHRILKPESGRSKLKYQVYGRAYVAGNIVEGFPEVTKDNWNGGVQVEEQPNAGKYQADMKVDKPLPMPEITIIPAEKAYSYVLDNAGATLPKRDPVDARVIQQVRTGKIDYLKNVKLPTTQFEHRRLPIDSYKNGIITDPVQVGGYPTYAGKPYTDSDKDGMPDDYEKKNGFDPKNAADAAAIAKNGYANIENYLNSLVALSTVKP; encoded by the coding sequence ATGAACAAACCAGTTGCTTCCCTCTGCGCCCTCGGCCTCTTTTTTTCGACGCAATACGCGGCGTACGCCCAGTATCCGAAGATTCCGCAGGACGTGCAGAAGGCCAGCGAGGCCATGATGAAGGACGCCTACCGGCAGTCCGAAATTGCCTGGAACAAGGCCTACCCCATCGTGCAGAAGGAGCAGCGTGAAGGCAAGCCCTACATTCCGTGGGCGGCCCGGCCCATCGATTTGCCGCAGGCCAGCATCCCGGCGTTTCCGGGGGCGGAGGGCGGCGGGGCCTACACGTTTGGCGGGCGTGGCGGGCGCGTGATTGTGGTGACCAGCCTGGCCGACAGCGGACCCGGCAGCCTGCGCGAAGCCTGCGAGCAGGGCGGCGCCCGCATTGTGGTGTTCAACGTGGCCGGCATCATCCGCCTCAAAACGCCGCTCATGATTCGGGCGCCATACATCACCATTGAGGGCCAGAGCGCGCCCGGCGACGGCATTTGCGTGGCCGGCGAATCGGTGTGGCTGAACACGCACGACGTGCTGATTCGCTTCATGCGCTTCCGCCGCGGCGAGACGAACGTGGGCCGGCGCGACGACTCCATCGGCGGCAACCCGATTGGCAACATCATGATTGACCACGTATCGGCGAGCTGGGGGCTCGATGAGAACATGTCGATGTACCGCCACATGTACAACGACAGCACCGGCATCCCGGAGCAGAAGCTGGGCACGGTGAACATCACCATCCAGAACTCTATTTTCTCGGAGGCGCTCGATACCTGGAACCACGCCTTCGGCAGCACGCTGGGCGGCGAGAACTGCACCTTCATGCGCAACCTGTGGGCCGACAACGCCGGCCGCAACCCGTCCATTGGCTGGAACGGCGTGTTCAACTTCGCCAACAACGTGATGTTTAACTGGGTGCACCGCTCCACCGACGGCGGCGACTACCGCGCCCTCTACAACATCATCAACAACTACTACAAGCCCGGCCCCCAGACGCCGAAGGACACCAACATCGGCCACCGCATTCTGAAGCCCGAATCGGGCCGCAGCAAGCTCAAATATCAGGTGTACGGCCGTGCCTACGTGGCCGGCAACATTGTGGAAGGCTTCCCCGAGGTGACCAAGGACAACTGGAACGGCGGCGTGCAGGTGGAAGAGCAGCCCAACGCCGGCAAGTACCAGGCCGACATGAAGGTGGACAAGCCCCTGCCGATGCCGGAAATCACCATCATTCCGGCCGAGAAGGCTTATAGCTATGTGCTCGACAACGCCGGCGCCACCCTGCCCAAGCGCGACCCCGTGGACGCCCGCGTGATTCAGCAGGTGCGCACCGGCAAAATCGACTACCTCAAGAACGTGAAGCTGCCCACCACGCAGTTTGAGCACCGTCGCCTGCCCATTGATTCCTACAAAAACGGCATCATCACCGACCCCGTGCAGGTGGGCGGCTACCCCACCTACGCCGGCAAGCCCTACACCGATTCGGACAAGGACGGCATGCCCGACGACTACGAAAAGAAGAACGGCTTCGACCCCAAAAATGCCGCCGATGCAGCGGCAATTGCCAAAAACGGCTACGCCAACATTGAGAACTACCTCAATAGCCTGGTGGCGCTGAGTACGGTGAAGCCATAG
- a CDS encoding DUF6298 domain-containing protein, producing the protein MKTLLAVPHPTRLLSLVLFASLAGPAAAQKAPKPAPPPGPIEYKDGKLSYAPDSLGNRVPDFSYAGYRAGEAAIPTATIKVTVPVKAGDATARIQSALDYVAGLPLGKDGLRGAVLLEKGTYEVAGRLFVRASGVVLRGSGMGEGGTTVVGTGVSRDHLLTIGGRNDRRFETAVAITDKYVPVNARTLKTANPSAFKVGDRVQVRRPSTAAWVHKLGMETFGGGLSSLGWKPGQRDLAWDRQVVAVDANDITLDAPITTALDRTYGGGTVARYTWPGLISQVGAESLRLESTFDTANPKDENHRWVAINIENAQDAWVRQVSFRHFAGSAVLAQATTRRLTVEDCISTEPVSEIGNERRNTFYTLGSQTLFQRLYAENGYHDFALGFCAPGPNAFVQCDAEQALSFSGGVDSWASGVLFDIIKEYGQALRFGNREQDGQGAGWAVANSVFWQCTAARVDCYQPPTAQNWAFGTWAQFAGNGFWDQSNENINPRSLYYAQLQERLGDAVKARAVLLPVPTEASSSPKVAVAQELTRLSVNPAPTVLELVQAASTRQPIATQNLAPSIDKLKVKAAPAPTYAAPLHVAQGVLVRGNALVLGRRQEVPWWNGSARPYGLLNPKPHITRFVPGQIGRGLTDDLAEMTDSMRAQNVVALHHNYGLWYERRRDDHERIRRMDGEVWAPFYELPFARSGKDLAWDGLSRYDLTKYNTWYWSRLRQFADLADQKGLVLLNQHYFQHNIIEAGAHYADFPWRPVNNVNNTGFPEPPPYAGDKRIFMAEQFYDVTDATRRPLHRAYIRQCLNNFKGKTGVIHLIGAEFTGPLAFVQFWLDTIKEWETETGQHPTIALSTTKDVQDAILADPARASVVDVIDINYWHYQFNGQAYAPAGGQNLAPRQHARLTPPKRSSFEQVYRAVREYRQQFPDKAVLYSADGYDAFGWAVLLAGGSMASLPRVADARFASAISGMKPVELPGKPADQWAMSDGKNGLLLYREGQSPVQVDLSGMSGTFAVRHLNPKTGQLMGAVESVKGGKPVTLSGTATGAEVIWLMKK; encoded by the coding sequence TTGAAAACCCTCTTAGCTGTGCCTCACCCCACTCGCCTTCTTTCTCTCGTACTATTTGCCAGCCTGGCTGGCCCGGCCGCCGCGCAGAAAGCACCCAAGCCAGCCCCGCCGCCCGGCCCCATCGAGTACAAGGATGGCAAGCTGAGCTACGCGCCGGATTCGCTGGGTAATCGGGTGCCGGACTTCTCGTATGCTGGCTACCGGGCGGGCGAAGCAGCTATTCCCACCGCGACCATTAAGGTGACGGTGCCGGTGAAGGCGGGCGATGCCACAGCACGCATTCAGTCGGCGCTGGACTATGTGGCCGGTTTGCCGCTGGGCAAGGACGGGTTGCGTGGCGCGGTGTTGCTGGAAAAGGGCACGTATGAAGTGGCCGGGCGGCTGTTCGTGCGGGCGTCGGGCGTAGTACTGCGCGGCAGCGGCATGGGCGAGGGCGGCACCACGGTTGTGGGCACGGGCGTGAGCCGCGACCACCTGCTAACCATCGGCGGGCGCAATGACCGCCGGTTTGAAACCGCCGTTGCCATCACCGACAAATACGTACCGGTGAATGCCCGCACGTTAAAAACAGCTAATCCCAGTGCCTTCAAAGTGGGCGACCGGGTGCAGGTGCGGCGGCCTAGCACGGCCGCCTGGGTGCACAAGCTAGGCATGGAAACTTTCGGCGGCGGCCTCTCCTCGCTGGGTTGGAAACCCGGCCAGCGCGACCTCGCCTGGGACCGGCAAGTGGTGGCCGTGGATGCCAACGACATCACCCTAGATGCCCCCATCACCACGGCCCTCGACCGTACCTACGGCGGTGGCACCGTGGCCCGCTACACTTGGCCGGGCCTGATTTCGCAGGTCGGGGCAGAAAGTCTGCGGCTGGAATCAACCTTCGATACCGCCAACCCGAAAGACGAAAACCACCGCTGGGTAGCCATTAACATTGAAAATGCGCAGGATGCCTGGGTTCGGCAGGTAAGCTTCCGGCACTTCGCCGGCTCGGCCGTGCTGGCCCAGGCCACCACGCGCCGCCTGACGGTAGAGGACTGCATTTCGACTGAGCCAGTATCGGAAATCGGCAATGAGCGGCGTAACACCTTCTATACCCTGGGCTCGCAAACGCTGTTTCAGCGGCTGTACGCCGAGAATGGCTACCACGATTTTGCCTTGGGCTTCTGCGCACCTGGTCCCAATGCCTTCGTGCAGTGTGACGCGGAGCAGGCCCTGAGCTTCAGCGGCGGCGTGGATAGCTGGGCCTCGGGCGTGCTGTTTGACATTATTAAGGAATACGGCCAGGCTCTGCGCTTCGGCAACCGTGAGCAGGACGGGCAGGGCGCTGGCTGGGCCGTGGCCAACAGCGTGTTCTGGCAGTGTACCGCCGCCCGCGTGGATTGCTACCAGCCGCCCACGGCCCAGAACTGGGCCTTTGGCACCTGGGCGCAGTTTGCCGGCAATGGCTTCTGGGACCAATCAAACGAAAACATCAACCCGCGCAGCCTCTACTACGCGCAGTTGCAAGAGCGGCTGGGCGACGCGGTGAAGGCCCGTGCCGTCCTGCTGCCCGTGCCCACCGAGGCCAGCAGCAGCCCCAAAGTAGCCGTGGCCCAGGAGCTCACGCGCCTCTCGGTGAACCCCGCTCCTACCGTACTGGAGCTGGTGCAAGCCGCGTCCACTCGCCAGCCTATTGCCACCCAAAACCTGGCCCCCAGCATCGACAAGCTGAAGGTGAAAGCGGCCCCGGCGCCCACCTACGCGGCCCCGCTGCACGTGGCGCAGGGCGTGCTCGTGCGCGGCAACGCCCTAGTGCTGGGCCGCCGCCAGGAGGTGCCGTGGTGGAATGGCAGCGCCCGCCCCTACGGCCTGCTCAACCCCAAGCCGCACATCACGCGCTTCGTGCCGGGCCAGATTGGCCGCGGGCTGACCGATGATTTGGCGGAAATGACCGACTCAATGCGGGCCCAGAACGTGGTGGCCCTGCACCACAACTACGGCCTGTGGTACGAGCGCCGGCGCGACGACCACGAACGCATCCGCCGCATGGACGGCGAGGTGTGGGCGCCTTTCTACGAGCTGCCCTTTGCCCGCAGCGGCAAAGACCTGGCCTGGGACGGCCTCAGCCGCTACGACCTCACCAAGTACAATACCTGGTACTGGAGCCGCCTGCGCCAGTTTGCCGACCTGGCCGACCAGAAGGGGCTCGTGCTGCTCAATCAGCACTATTTTCAACATAACATCATCGAGGCCGGCGCGCACTACGCCGACTTCCCCTGGCGCCCGGTAAACAACGTGAACAACACGGGTTTCCCGGAGCCGCCGCCCTACGCCGGCGACAAGCGCATCTTCATGGCCGAGCAGTTTTACGACGTGACTGACGCCACGCGCCGGCCGCTGCACCGCGCCTACATCCGCCAGTGCCTCAACAATTTCAAGGGCAAAACCGGCGTCATTCACCTCATCGGGGCCGAATTCACCGGGCCGCTGGCCTTCGTGCAGTTCTGGCTCGACACCATCAAGGAGTGGGAAACCGAAACCGGCCAGCACCCCACCATCGCCCTGAGCACCACCAAAGACGTGCAGGACGCCATTCTGGCTGACCCGGCCCGGGCCTCGGTGGTCGACGTCATCGACATTAACTACTGGCACTACCAGTTCAACGGCCAGGCCTATGCCCCGGCCGGCGGCCAGAACCTGGCCCCGCGCCAGCACGCCCGCCTCACGCCGCCCAAGCGCAGCTCGTTCGAGCAGGTGTACCGGGCCGTGCGCGAGTACCGCCAGCAATTCCCCGACAAAGCGGTGCTCTACTCGGCCGATGGCTACGATGCCTTCGGCTGGGCGGTGCTGCTGGCGGGCGGCTCGATGGCCAGCCTGCCCCGCGTGGCCGATGCGCGTTTCGCCTCGGCCATCTCGGGCATGAAACCGGTGGAATTGCCCGGCAAACCCGCCGACCAATGGGCCATGAGCGACGGCAAAAACGGCCTGTTGCTGTACCGAGAGGGCCAGTCGCCGGTGCAGGTGGATTTGTCGGGGATGAGCGGGACGTTCGCCGTGCGCCATTTGAACCCCAAAACCGGGCAGCTGATGGGCGCGGTGGAATCGGTGAAGGGCGGCAAGCCGGTGACGTTGAGTGGCACGGCGACGGGCGCGGAAGTTATCTGGCTGATGAAGAAATGA
- a CDS encoding sialate O-acetylesterase codes for MRLYIVLALFAALPAHATITLPRILGHDMVLQREKPVPIWGTAAPGEVVTVQFAGQHPSAKADAAGKWQVLLKPLKASATPAELVVSGSNTIRLRDILVGEVWVCSGQSNMEYTMRKNSKVTRPNVPGPNPVDELNVAHNPAIRIFLVNRKTLPRPDTLHHDWAIAQDSALRSFSAAAYFFAKELNKRLNVPVGMVATSVPGSRIEPWISEAAFAKDPAFAGKKVDGDPGKFWETMVKPLAPLAARGFLWYQGESNCFLAETTTYSQKMRTLISSWRAAWGDSAMPFYYVSLAPFKYSDTHDKVVLTRETLPLFREAQAAVLQVPHTGMIETTDLANTEGGIHPGFKWEIGRRLALLALANSYKMSGVVAEGPIFRSLKVKGNVAAVSFATAAPLISKDGKALTDFTIAGPDGVFVPAQARIEGRQVLVSAPEVKQPTAVRFGWDEVAQPNLFSEAGLPARPFRTDYSGNSTP; via the coding sequence TTGCGTCTCTACATCGTGCTGGCACTATTTGCCGCATTACCTGCCCACGCCACCATCACCCTCCCGCGCATCCTCGGGCACGACATGGTACTGCAGCGCGAAAAGCCGGTGCCCATCTGGGGGACGGCCGCGCCGGGCGAAGTCGTGACGGTGCAGTTTGCCGGCCAACACCCCAGCGCCAAGGCCGATGCGGCAGGCAAGTGGCAGGTGCTGCTCAAACCACTCAAGGCCTCAGCCACGCCGGCCGAACTGGTCGTCAGCGGCAGCAATACCATTCGGCTGCGCGACATACTGGTGGGCGAAGTCTGGGTGTGCTCCGGCCAGTCGAACATGGAATACACCATGCGCAAAAACAGCAAGGTGACGCGCCCCAACGTGCCCGGCCCTAACCCGGTGGACGAGCTGAATGTGGCCCACAACCCCGCCATCCGCATTTTTCTGGTCAACCGCAAGACGCTGCCCAGGCCCGACACCCTGCACCATGATTGGGCAATAGCACAGGATTCAGCCCTCCGCTCGTTCTCGGCGGCGGCTTATTTCTTCGCCAAAGAGCTGAACAAGCGTCTCAACGTGCCGGTGGGCATGGTGGCCACTTCGGTGCCCGGCAGCCGCATCGAGCCCTGGATTTCGGAAGCAGCTTTTGCCAAAGACCCGGCCTTTGCGGGCAAGAAAGTGGACGGCGACCCCGGCAAATTCTGGGAAACCATGGTGAAGCCGCTGGCGCCGCTGGCGGCCCGCGGTTTCCTCTGGTACCAGGGCGAGAGTAATTGTTTTCTGGCGGAAACCACGACATACAGCCAGAAAATGCGCACGCTCATCAGCAGCTGGCGCGCGGCCTGGGGCGACTCTGCAATGCCGTTCTATTACGTGTCACTGGCTCCGTTTAAGTACTCCGACACCCACGACAAAGTGGTGCTGACGCGCGAAACCTTGCCGCTGTTCCGCGAGGCGCAGGCTGCCGTACTGCAAGTGCCGCACACGGGCATGATAGAAACCACTGACCTGGCCAATACCGAGGGCGGCATTCATCCCGGCTTTAAGTGGGAAATAGGGCGGCGGCTGGCCTTGCTGGCGCTGGCCAATAGCTACAAAATGTCCGGCGTAGTGGCCGAGGGGCCGATTTTCCGCAGTCTGAAAGTAAAGGGAAACGTGGCGGCAGTTTCGTTTGCCACCGCCGCACCCCTTATTAGCAAAGACGGCAAGGCATTGACAGATTTCACCATTGCCGGACCAGATGGTGTGTTCGTGCCCGCGCAGGCGCGCATCGAAGGCCGACAAGTGCTGGTGTCGGCCCCGGAAGTGAAACAGCCCACGGCCGTACGCTTTGGCTGGGATGAAGTAGCCCAGCCCAACCTGTTTTCCGAAGCCGGGCTGCCGGCTCGCCCCTTCCGAACGGATTATTCGGGCAATTCCACCCCATAA
- a CDS encoding sugar phosphate isomerase/epimerase family protein produces MSHSISRRDFLSAGALLTGGLLLPSWANALAPAKKKLTYKVAVVDLMILKRQKLGALQLTKDIGADGVEVDMGGLGQRETFDNQLAKPEIRQQFIDKAKELNLEICSLAMTGFYAQSFATRPTYQRMIQDCLDTMKALNVKVAFLPLGTQGDLRKNPELRPAIVERLKVVGEMARKAGVIVGIETALDAKGEVELLKEIGSKNIQIYFNFSNPLKEGRDLYAELKTLGRKRICQMHATDEDGVWLQNNTRLDMNKVKQTLADMGWEGWLVIERSRDATDPRNVKKNFGANAAYLKSVFQS; encoded by the coding sequence ATGAGCCACTCCATTTCCCGTCGTGACTTTCTCTCTGCCGGCGCGCTACTCACCGGCGGACTGCTCCTACCCAGCTGGGCCAATGCCCTCGCGCCCGCCAAAAAGAAGCTGACCTACAAAGTGGCCGTGGTGGACCTCATGATTCTGAAGCGGCAAAAGCTAGGTGCGCTGCAACTCACCAAAGACATCGGAGCCGACGGCGTAGAGGTGGACATGGGTGGCCTGGGCCAGCGCGAAACCTTCGACAACCAGCTTGCCAAACCCGAAATCCGCCAGCAGTTCATCGACAAGGCCAAGGAATTGAACCTGGAAATCTGCTCGCTGGCCATGACGGGCTTCTACGCGCAATCCTTCGCCACGCGCCCTACCTACCAACGCATGATTCAGGACTGCCTCGACACGATGAAGGCGCTGAACGTGAAGGTGGCTTTCCTGCCCCTCGGCACGCAGGGCGACCTGCGCAAGAACCCGGAGTTGCGTCCCGCCATCGTGGAGCGGCTGAAGGTGGTGGGCGAAATGGCCAGGAAAGCCGGCGTCATCGTCGGCATCGAAACCGCGCTGGATGCGAAAGGCGAAGTGGAATTGCTGAAAGAAATCGGCTCGAAAAACATCCAGATTTACTTCAACTTCTCGAACCCGCTCAAAGAAGGCCGCGACCTGTACGCGGAGCTGAAAACGCTGGGCCGCAAGCGCATCTGCCAGATGCACGCCACCGACGAGGACGGCGTGTGGCTGCAAAACAACACGCGTCTCGACATGAACAAGGTGAAGCAAACCCTGGCCGACATGGGCTGGGAGGGCTGGCTGGTGATTGAACGCTCGCGCGATGCCACCGACCCGCGCAACGTGAAGAAGAACTTCGGCGCGAATGCCGCCTATCTGAAGTCGGTTTTTCAGAGCTGA
- a CDS encoding ribulose-bisphosphate carboxylase large subunit family protein, with protein MERITATYYIETPFDPATAAAVLAGEQSSGTFVAVPGETAELKQRFAARVESIEELETVREPAIPGATSSSGLYHRARVRVSWSVENFGYNLPLLVSTLQGNLYEIRQFTGLKLMDIDVPASYAQHFAGPAFGVAGCRELTGVQGRPLIGTIIKPSIGLTPEQTAGLVQTLAEAGIDFVKDDELQMAAANSPFEARVDAVMAVINRHADRTGKKVMYAFNISGEIDEMLRRYEYVVRAGGTCAMVSINSVGLAGTRKICDQRALAIHGHRNGWGMLTRHPLLGIDFRAYQKLWRLAGVDQLHVNGIQNKFWESDDSVVASIDACQTPLLGGYSVLPVVSSGQWGGQAFETYRRTRTTDLLYMAGGGILAHPMGPAAGVQALQQAWQGAVDGRSLTETAAQHPAFAAAVQKFGGK; from the coding sequence ATGGAACGCATCACCGCCACCTACTACATCGAAACCCCCTTTGACCCTGCCACCGCGGCGGCCGTGCTGGCAGGCGAGCAATCGTCCGGCACGTTCGTGGCCGTGCCCGGCGAAACGGCGGAGCTCAAGCAGCGCTTTGCCGCCCGCGTGGAGTCGATAGAGGAGCTAGAGACGGTGCGCGAGCCAGCCATTCCCGGCGCCACGAGCAGCAGCGGACTGTATCATCGGGCGCGGGTGCGGGTGTCGTGGTCGGTGGAGAATTTTGGCTATAACCTGCCGCTGCTGGTGTCCACGCTGCAAGGCAATCTGTACGAAATCCGGCAGTTTACGGGGTTGAAGCTGATGGACATTGACGTACCGGCTTCGTATGCGCAGCACTTTGCCGGGCCGGCTTTTGGCGTGGCGGGCTGCCGCGAGCTGACCGGAGTGCAAGGCCGGCCGCTCATTGGCACCATCATCAAGCCCAGCATCGGCCTCACGCCCGAGCAAACCGCTGGCTTGGTGCAGACGCTGGCCGAAGCGGGCATTGACTTCGTGAAAGACGACGAGCTGCAAATGGCCGCTGCCAACTCGCCCTTCGAGGCCCGCGTCGATGCCGTGATGGCCGTCATCAACCGCCACGCCGACCGCACCGGCAAGAAGGTGATGTACGCCTTCAACATAAGCGGAGAAATCGATGAGATGCTGCGCCGCTATGAATACGTGGTGCGCGCCGGTGGCACCTGCGCCATGGTCAGCATCAATAGCGTGGGGCTGGCGGGCACCCGCAAAATCTGCGACCAGCGGGCGCTGGCCATTCACGGGCACCGCAACGGCTGGGGCATGCTCACGCGGCATCCTTTATTAGGAATCGATTTCCGCGCCTACCAGAAGCTGTGGCGGCTGGCGGGCGTCGACCAGCTGCACGTCAACGGCATCCAGAACAAGTTCTGGGAGTCGGACGACAGCGTGGTGGCGTCCATTGATGCCTGCCAGACGCCGCTGCTGGGCGGCTACTCGGTGCTGCCGGTGGTGTCGTCGGGCCAGTGGGGCGGGCAAGCGTTTGAAACCTACCGCCGCACCCGCACCACCGATTTGCTCTACATGGCCGGCGGCGGCATCCTGGCCCACCCCATGGGCCCGGCGGCCGGCGTGCAGGCCCTGCAACAAGCCTGGCAAGGCGCCGTGGATGGCCGCAGCTTGACTGAAACGGCTGCGCAGCACCCGGCATTCGCGGCGGCCGTACAAAAGTTCGGGGGTAAATGA
- a CDS encoding four-carbon acid sugar kinase family protein, whose protein sequence is MSRPILLAYYGDDFTGSTDALEFLSRAGARTALFIEPPTAAQLAAYPDLDAIGVAGLTRAMPPDAMQAVLEPAFEKLRALQPRHVHYKVCSTFDSSPTIGSIGRALETGRAVFPNVFVPLLVAAPPLGRYCAFGNLFAQLGIGSDGGIFRLDRHPSMSRHPTTPADESDLRLHLARQTSLQIGLLDILQITRPLAEMQTALATQVQAGAEVILFDAIYEEQLLGIGAAIDSCATETGPLFSVGSSGVEMALGQLWAQNDTLQPVVEWPSPGRAAPLLVVSGSCSPVTAGQVARATANGFAEVMLDAEALAAASITTEALAPCWQRAIAWLSEGRSVIVHTNGGTAPTQSIPAETLGTALGLIAREAVRQTGVRRVVVAGGDTSSYAARAMGIEAVEMIAPFYPGAPLCRASAPGSPLHGIEVNFKGGQVGAPEYFGVLREGRMPDA, encoded by the coding sequence ATGAGCAGGCCAATCCTCCTCGCCTACTACGGCGACGACTTCACCGGCAGCACCGACGCGCTCGAATTCCTGAGCCGGGCCGGGGCGCGCACGGCGTTGTTTATCGAGCCCCCCACGGCCGCCCAGCTCGCCGCTTATCCCGACCTAGATGCCATTGGCGTGGCCGGCCTCACCCGCGCCATGCCGCCCGATGCAATGCAGGCGGTACTGGAGCCGGCTTTTGAAAAGCTACGGGCATTGCAGCCACGGCACGTGCATTATAAGGTGTGCTCCACATTTGACTCGTCGCCCACTATCGGCAGCATTGGGCGGGCCCTTGAAACCGGACGCGCGGTATTTCCCAACGTCTTTGTGCCGCTGCTCGTGGCCGCGCCGCCGCTGGGCCGCTACTGCGCCTTCGGCAACCTGTTTGCCCAATTGGGCATCGGCAGCGACGGCGGCATCTTCCGCCTCGACCGCCACCCGTCGATGAGCCGCCACCCCACCACGCCCGCCGACGAAAGCGACCTGCGCCTACACCTCGCCCGCCAAACCAGTCTCCAAATCGGCTTGCTCGACATTCTGCAAATCACTCGGCCGCTGGCCGAAATGCAGACTGCGTTAGCTACTCAGGTGCAGGCCGGAGCCGAAGTCATCCTCTTCGACGCGATTTACGAAGAGCAGCTACTGGGCATCGGTGCGGCTATTGACAGCTGTGCTACCGAAACCGGGCCGCTTTTTTCGGTGGGTTCATCCGGCGTCGAAATGGCGCTGGGGCAACTGTGGGCTCAAAACGACACGTTGCAACCCGTAGTAGAATGGCCCAGTCCCGGCCGGGCCGCGCCGCTGCTGGTCGTGTCGGGCAGCTGCTCGCCCGTCACGGCCGGGCAAGTGGCCCGGGCCACAGCCAACGGATTCGCTGAAGTGATGCTGGATGCCGAAGCACTAGCGGCAGCCAGCATCACTACTGAGGCATTGGCTCCTTGCTGGCAACGCGCCATTGCGTGGCTGAGTGAAGGCCGTAGCGTCATCGTTCACACCAACGGCGGCACTGCTCCCACCCAAAGCATACCGGCCGAAACACTGGGCACCGCGCTGGGCCTCATCGCCCGCGAAGCCGTGCGCCAAACCGGTGTGCGGCGCGTGGTGGTGGCCGGCGGCGACACCTCCAGCTACGCCGCCCGCGCCATGGGCATCGAGGCAGTAGAAATGATAGCGCCCTTCTACCCCGGCGCGCCGCTGTGCCGTGCTTCCGCGCCGGGCTCGCCCCTGCACGGCATCGAGGTCAATTTCAAAGGCGGCCAGGTGGGTGCACCCGAGTATTTCGGCGTGCTGCGCGAAGGCCGGATGCCGGACGCCTAA
- a CDS encoding aspartate/glutamate racemase family protein produces the protein MKTLALVHTSATLVPVFQQLCAEYLPGVQTFNIVDDSLVRTINREGSLTPAVARRVVGYVNSAEAGGADYVLVTCSSIGAAVEQAAGLAGVPVLRVDQPMADQAVRTGRRIGVIATLPTTLGPTADLVQRRAARAGQEIELTCVLCEGAFEALMSGDGARHDAIVSAAMKELVTKVDVIVLAQASMARVVDALDAADRSVPILASPGIAIQHLATELA, from the coding sequence ATGAAAACCCTCGCTCTCGTTCACACCTCCGCCACGCTGGTGCCCGTGTTCCAGCAGTTGTGCGCCGAATACCTGCCCGGTGTGCAAACCTTCAACATCGTTGACGACAGCCTGGTGCGCACCATCAACCGCGAGGGGTCGCTCACGCCCGCCGTGGCCCGGCGCGTGGTGGGCTACGTGAACTCGGCCGAGGCCGGCGGGGCCGACTACGTGCTGGTCACCTGCTCGTCCATCGGCGCGGCGGTGGAGCAGGCGGCGGGCCTAGCCGGTGTGCCCGTGCTGCGCGTCGACCAGCCCATGGCCGACCAAGCCGTGCGCACCGGCCGGCGCATCGGCGTCATCGCCACGCTGCCCACCACCCTGGGCCCCACCGCCGACCTGGTGCAGCGCCGCGCGGCCCGGGCTGGCCAGGAAATCGAACTAACCTGTGTGCTCTGCGAAGGGGCCTTTGAGGCCCTGATGAGCGGCGACGGCGCCCGCCACGACGCCATCGTATCGGCAGCAATGAAGGAATTGGTGACGAAAGTGGATGTCATCGTGCTGGCCCAGGCCAGCATGGCGCGGGTGGTGGATGCGCTGGATGCGGCCGACCGCAGCGTGCCCATTCTGGCCAGCCCCGGCATTGCTATCCAGCACCTGGCTACGGAATTAGCCTAA